The following proteins are encoded in a genomic region of Clarias gariepinus isolate MV-2021 ecotype Netherlands chromosome 12, CGAR_prim_01v2, whole genome shotgun sequence:
- the LOC128534632 gene encoding zinc finger protein 883-like — protein sequence MLQVSCRRKLSRAPPKPLTGFICVKVFDVEACVTMLRSAVCIPDLVQEQCCVKEEGEDDGDISECRVKAEVSETSIDTRNQALKEEDEEQKVSKGTAEITEYNEETNNRGFHRVLVLTEECGQEKTSTSNPYQCPECEKTFAKMRFLKTHLRVHTGEKPYLCLQCGTRFSHLASLTRHRRTHTGEKPYQCFQCGKRFALSGSLKLHERIHTGEKPYQCLLCEKCFSSRAFLKKHQRMHTGEKPFCCLECGKRFSHPSSLKDHEGSHTGGKPYVCSECGRQFSHPSSLKVHERIHSGEKPYHCTQCGKNFSHLTSLKIHVRGHTGERPYQCSQCGKGFSHAGLLRGHERIHTGEKPYHCTQCGKNFTQSSGLKVHQRIHTGEKPYRCSECDNCFSRPGSLKIHQRKHTGERPYQCEQCGKSFYRSWDLKTHLRVHTGEKPYLCLQCGRRFSHLASLTGHRRTHTGEKPYQCFQCGKRFALSGSLKLHERIHTGEKPYQCLQCEKCFSRRAFLKKHQRMHTGEKPFCCLECGKRFSHPSSLKDHEGSHTGGKPYVCSECGRQFSHPSSLKVHERIHSGEKPYHCTRCGKNFSHLTSLKIHVRGHTGERPYQCSQCGKGFSHAGLLKGHERIHTGEKPYHCTQCGKNFTQSSGLKVHQRIHTGEKPYRCSECDNCFSHPGSLKIHQRKHTGERPYQCEQCGKSFYRSWYLKVHQRIHTE from the exons ATGTTGCAGGTCTCTTGCAGAAGAAAGCTTTCGCGTGCCCCTCCTAAACCGCTCACAGGGTTTATTTGTGTTAAAGTGTTTGATGTTGAAGCTTGTGTTACAATGTTGCGCTCTGCAGTGTGTATCCCCGATTTGGTCCAGGAGCAGTGTTGTGTAAAAGAGGAAGGTGAAGATGATGGTGATATCTCTGAGTGCAGGGTGAAAGCCGAGGTGTCTGAAACCAGCATAGATACAAGAAACCAAG CGCTGAAAGAGGAAGACGAAGAGCAAAAGGTGTCCAAGGGAACGGCAGAAATCACTGAGTATAATGAAGAAACCAATAATCGTGGTTTTCACAGGGTCCTGGTTTTAACTGAGGAATGCGGCCAAGAGAAAACCAGCACCAGTAACCCGTACCAGTGCCCTGAGTGTGAGAAGACTTTTGCTAAAATGCGGTTTCTAAAGACCCACTTAAGAGTACATACGGGAGAGAAGCCTTACTTGTGCTTGCAATGCGGGACGAGGTTTTCTCACCTCGCCTCGTTAACACGTCACAGGAGGACGCACacgggagagaagccgtatcagtgctttCAGTGCGGGAAGAGGTTCGCTCTTTCCGGCTCGTTGAAACTGCACGAGCGAATCCATACGGGAGAGAAGCCGTACCAGTGCCTTCTGTGCGAGAAATGCTTTTCTAGCcgtgcctttttaaaaaaacaccagCGCATGCATACTGGAGAGAAGCCTTTCTGCTGCCTGGAGTGTGGGAAAAGGTTTTCACATCCGAGCTCCCTGAAAGATCACGAAGGCTCCCACACCGGAGGGAAGCCTTACGTGTGTTCTGAATGCGGGAGGCAGTTTTCCCACCCGAGTTCGCTCAAAGTTCACGAGAGGATACACAGTGGCGAGAAGCCTTACCACTGTACGCAATGCGGGAAAAATTTTTCCCATCTTACGTCGCTGAAAATTCACGTGCGTGGACATACTGGAGAGAGGCCGTACCAGTGCTCCCAGTGTGGAAAGGGTTTCTCTCATGCGGGCTTGTTAAGGGGTCACGAGAGGATACATACTGGGGAGAAGCCGTACCACTGTACGCAGTGTGGGAAGAATTTTACTCAGTCGAGTGGGTTGAAGGTTCACCAGAGGATACACACTGGAGAGAAACCTTACCGGTGTTCAGAATGCGACAACTGTTTTTCTCGTCCAGGCTCTTTAAAGATTCATCAGAGGAAGCATACTGGAGAGAGGCCTTATCAGTGTGAGCAGTGCGGCAAAAGCTTTTATAGATCGTGGGACTTAAAA ACCCACCTAAGAGTacatacaggagagaagccttACTTGTGCTTGCAATGCGGGAGGAGGTTTTCTCACCTCGCCTCGTTAACAGGTCACAGGAGAACGCACacgggagagaagccgtatcagtgctttCAGTGCGGGAAGAGGTTCGCTCTTTCAGGCTCGTTGAAACTGCACGAGCGAATCCATACGGGAGAGAAGCCGTACCAGTGCCTTCAGTGCGAGAAATGCTTTTCTAGAcgtgcctttttaaaaaaacaccagCGCATGCATACTGGAGAGAAGCCTTTCTGCTGCCTGGAGTGTGGGAAAAGGTTTTCACATCCGAGCTCCCTAAAAGATCACGAAGGCTCCCACACCGGAGGGAAGCCTTACGTGTGTTCTGAATGCGGGAGGCAGTTTTCCCACCCGAGTTCGCTCAAAGTTCACGAGAGGATACACAGTGGCGAGAAGCCTTACCACTGTACGCGATGCGGGAAGAATTTTTCCCATCTTACGTCGCTGAAAATTCACGTGCGTGGACATACTGGAGAGAGGCCGTACCAGTGCTCCCAGTGTGGAAAGGGTTTCTCTCATGCGGGCTTGTTAAAGGGTCACGAGAGGATACATACTGGGGAGAAGCCGTACCATTGTACGCAGTGTGGGAAGAATTTTACTCAGTCGAGTGGGTTGAAGGTTCACCAGAGGATACACACTGGAGAGAAACCTTACCGGTGTTCAGAATGCGACAACTGTTTTTCTCATCCAGGGTCTTTAAAGATTCATCAGAGGAAGCATACTGGAGAAAGGCCTTATCAGTGTGAGCAGTGCGGCAAAAGCTTTTATAGATCGTGGTACTTAAAAGTACACCAGAGGATCCATACCGAGTAG
- the si:ch211-214j24.10 gene encoding uncharacterized protein si:ch211-214j24.10: MHIKTGTWESNNAVCESDTLCDPAVLVSPPQAEPHIRNRRLSPGSGSCGGGGGGCAARMDTLPPRQTSNSPNHHHEGPSNGPAHTQSLNREHRAQNRGRGPRREGAGQKLQKSSQAQKERWMGETLSSLRPPPAFPVKDSPAKLQPAVSYASKVKAGGFSGSVVEEPPGIGALLQNQWGLSFITDGPAMESSVSVAEDVTEQSSPESIDHIIGEMVFENSAASPIQCSKEPGDSAQLLLTCRHLMEAAQYHTQEWRAIVRKQKEDPVKVVWYTDSS; the protein is encoded by the exons ATGCACATTAAAACAG gtacCTGGGAATCAAATAATGCTGTGTGCGAATCAGATACGCTGTGCGACCCTGCTGTGCTCGTCTCTCCTCCCCAAGCTGAGCCGCACATCCGGAACCGGCGGCTCTCTCCTGGCTCTGGCAGTTGTGGTGGAGGCGGGGGTGGTTGCGCCGCCAGAATGGACACACTTCCTCCCCGTCAGACATCAAACAGCCCTAATCATCATCATGAAGGACCTTCAAATGGACCTGCTCACACACAATCCCTGAACAGGGAGCACAGAGCGCAGAACAGAGGCAGAGGCCCTCGGCGTGAAGGAGCTGGTCAAAAACTCCAGAAATCCTCTCAGGCACAGAAGGAGCGGTGGATGGGTGAGACGCTGTCGTCGCTCAGACCTCCTCCCGCTTTCCCGGTAAAGGACAGCCCTGCGAAGCTGCAGCCAGCAGTCAGTTATGCTTCCAAGGTGAAGGCGGGTGGGTTCTCTGGTAGTGTGGTTGAAGAGCCACCTGGCATCGGGGCGCTTCTGCAGAACCAGTGGGGACTCAGCTTCATCACTGATGGTCCGGCGATGGAGAGCTCCGTTTCGGTTGCAGAAGATGTTACAGAGCAGAGTTCACCCGAGAGCATCGATCACATTATTGGAGAAATGGTTTTCGAAAACTCAGCTGCTTCACCAATCCAGTGCTCGAAGGAGCCTGGGGATTCTGCGCAGCTGCTGCTCACATGTCGTCACCTAATGGAAGCTGCACAGTATCACACACaag aatggcGTGCAATTGTCAGGAAACAAAAAGAAg ATCCCGTGAAGGTCGTCTGGTACACGGACTCATCATAG
- the osgep gene encoding tRNA N6-adenosine threonylcarbamoyltransferase, whose translation MTVVIGFEGSANKIGIGIIRDGEVLSNPRRTYITPPGQGFLPRETAKHHRNVILTVLREALDEAGLKPTDIDCVAYTKGPGMGAPLLTVALVARTVAQLWGKPLVGVNHCIGHIEMGRLITGANNPTVLYVSGGNTQVIAYSERRYRIFGETIDIAVGNCLDRFARVIKISNDPSPGYNIEQMAKKGKKFIELPYTVKGMDVSFSGILSCIEETAHKMLSSGQCTPEDLCFSLQETLFTMLVEITERAMAHCGSQEVLIVGGVGCNLRLQEMMGVMCEERGAHLFATDERFCIDNGAMIAQAGWEMFRMGHVTELSDSWITQRYRTDEVEVTWRD comes from the exons ATGACGGTGGTTATCGGCTTTGAGGGCAGTGCCAATAAGATCGGCATAGGGATTATAAGGGACGGTGAAGTGCTCTCAAACCCTAGGCGTACCTATATTACTCCACCTGGCCAAG GTTTCCTTCCAAGAGAAACAGCCAAACATCATCGTAACGTTATCCTGACTGTTCTCCGAGAAGCACTCGATGAAGCTGGATTAAAACCTACGGATATTGACTGTGTAGCGTACACCAAAG GGCCAGGGATGGGCGCCCCACTGCTCACTGTGGCTCTGGTGGCCAGGACAGTTGCACAGCTTTGGGGTAAGCCATTAGTGGGAGTCAATCACTGCATTGGGCACATTGAGATGGGACGACTAATCACGGGTGCCAACAACCCCACCGTGCTGTATGTCAGTGGTGGTAATACTCAG GTGATCGCTTACTCTGAAAGACGATACAGAATTTTTGGGGAAACTATAGACATTGCTGTAGGAAACTGCTTGGATCGTTTTGCCAGAGTCATCAAG ATATCGAATGACCCCAGTCCTGGCTACAACATTGAACAAATGGCAAAGAA ggGCAAGAAGTTCATAGAGCTTCCATACACAGTAAAGGGAATGGACGTTTCTTTCTCTGGGATTTTATCATGCATTGAG GAGACAGCACACAAGATGTTGAGTTCTGGGCAGTGCACACCAGAGGACCTGTGTTTTTCTCTTCAG GAGACGCTCTTTACAATGCTGGTGGAGATCACAGAACGTGCCATGGCTCACTGTGGCTCCCAGGAGGTGCTCATTGTTGGAGGAGTGGGCT GTAACCTCCGTCTGCAGGAGATGATGGGGGTCATGTGTGAGGAGAGAGGAGCCCACCTGTTCGCCACGGATGAACG GTTCTGCATCGACAATGGAGCGATGATTGCACAGGCGGGCTGGGAGATGTTCCGCATGGGTCATGTAACAGAGCTGTCTGATTCCTGGATCACACAAAG GTACAGGACAGATGAAGTAGAAGTTACCTGGAGAGACTGA
- the apex1 gene encoding DNA-(apurinic or apyrimidinic site) endonuclease, whose protein sequence is MPKRAKKNEEASAEAETETKKGKKAKEPEAPVLYEDPPDKLTSKDGHAANMKITSWNVDGLRAWVKKQGLDWVRQEAPDVLCLQETKCAEKALPADITSMPEYPHKYWAGSEDKEGYSGVAMLCKTEPLKVTYGIGKEEHDKEGRVITAEFPSFFLVTAYVPNAGRGLVRLDYRKTWDVDFRAYLSDLDSRKPLVLCGDLNVAHQEIDLKNPKGNRKNAGFTPEEREGFSQLLAAGFIDSFRELYPEQTNAYTFWTYMMNSRAKNVGWRLDYFVLSASLLPKLCDSKIRNAAMGSDHCPITLHLAI, encoded by the exons ATGCCGAAGAGAGCCAAGAAGAACGAGGAAGCTTCTGCAGAAGCAG aaacagaaacaaagaaaggGAAGAAGGCAAAGGAGCCTGAAGCCCCAGTTTTGTATGAAGATCCACCAGATAAACTGACCAGCAAGGATGGCCATGCAGCCAACATGAAGATAACCTCTTGGAATGTGGACGGCCTTCGTGCCTGGGTTAAGAAACAGGGGCTCGAT TGGGTGCGTCAGGAGGCTCCGGATGTGCTTTGTCTTCAGGAGACTAAGTGTGCTGAAAAAGCTTTACCAGCAGATATCACCTCTATGCCCGAGTATCCGCATAAGTACTGGGCAGGCTCAGAAGATAAAGAGGGTTACAGCGGAGTGGCCATGCTGTGCAAGACCGAGCCTCTTAAAGTCACTTATGGCATTG GAAAAGAGGAGCATGACAAAGAAGGTCGTGTGATCACTGCCGAGTTCCCCTCCTTCTTCCTTGTTACTGCATACGTGCCCAATGCTGGGCGTGGCCTGGTCCGCCTAGACTACCGCAAAACATGGGACGTAGACTTCCGTGCATACCTAAGCGACCTGGACAGCCGTAAGCCCCTGGTGCTGTGTGGTGACCTCAACGTCGCCCACCAGGAGATTGACCTGAAGAACCCCAAAGGCAACCGTAAGAATGCAGGCTTCACTCCTGAAGAGCGCGAGGGTTTCAGCCAGCTCCTGGCAGCTGGTTTTATCGATAGCTTCCGCGAGCTGTATCCCGAGCAGACCAACGCCTACACCTTCTGGACGTACATGATGAACTCGCGGGCCAAGAACGTCGGCTGGCGCCTGGACTACTTCGTGCTCTCGGCCTCGCTGCTCCCAAAGTTGTGTGACAGCAAGATCCGTAACGCAGCCATGGGGAGCGACCACTGCCCCATCACCCTGCACCTGGCCATCTAA